Part of the Thunnus albacares chromosome 11, fThuAlb1.1, whole genome shotgun sequence genome, GATGTTGCATGGACATCAATAGGCTACAGTGAAATAATTGGAATAACTGGATTTAGAGCATCAACACTGCAGTCTCTCTGATCatgtgaaaaaaaggaaagctaAAATCTCCTGTCTGCTGCCATGGAAACAGAGAGCAAGAAAGATGGACCGAACATTCAGGTTTTCAGCTGAGCATGAGGACTGATCAGACACACGGAGATGAGTTTCACCGTGCTGCAGCTAGCAGCTGTGAGATCCTGTCACTTCCTCCTgcatgttataataataataacctgtAGGAACAAGCCTTGTTTTGACCCTCAAGTGTTTCCTGTACAATAAAGACAATGTCAGGTTATGATGTTACATGAATTTGCTGCtaacatgttgttgtgtttattaagttttactgtattttgtgtattgtgtgggttttaaaatgaaatactgATCTGATTGGCAATCCATTTATTTGCATTAGCAAAGCAGATTCTGATCAAGCCCTCCTTCTCACATCTTTTCACACCGTTTTTCATACGGTGACTCATTGTTTATAACAGCATATGATTATTTGGTTAATTTCATATCCATGTCATGCACACAGGATGATCAGCCCACAGGGGTTTACAAGGCAGATAACACTTAGTGTGTCTCATATGTTGAAACAGACTCCAGTGTCACACAAAGAACAGTGTTATTTAACCCCAGACTGCACCGATAACATCAGTCACATTCAGAATAGAACCCATCTTTTCTGAAATATAGCGACAGTCTTTcatacatctttaaaaaatgaactgaaatagaTATTAATTAGCAAGTTTACCATCAAATCTTCCTTACATTATGTTTTATAGGCCAGGAAGATTTGATGTGATGCAGGAACCTGACATATGTGCATCTAGTAGTGCAGCGTGTtcattgctttttgtttttttttgccacacaTCAATCTCATATTACCATCATGCATGTCACACCATAGACCTCTTTATAAGTTGCTTCTGAGTCACTGAGCCAAAACAGCAGTACAATGTGCCTGTTGATTTACAGTATAAGCCCCTTTTCGGGCTGCAGCAGTCCCGGTGTGGTGTTACTCTCAAAGCACATTATGTATGTAGTCATAGGCAGTCTCAGAGGCATCTGTGTTCTTCATAGTGGGCAGCAGTCAGCCCAAGACACAGTCCGTCCAGAGGGTGCCCGTCACAACACTGGCAGATGGCCTCTTAGTGCCTCAAGCCAAGTTCACCACAATCAACCCTTAGTGTCATTTCGGCGTCATTTGCATCCCTTTTCATGGATGGTCATCAGTTCTTGAGTGGGTAAACCCATACAAGCAACATCAGTAGAGATGAGGTAACCCTTGAGATGCCTTCACATTGTAAGGTTGTCAGGATTATTCTGTCTGCGGCTAGATTTGGGCAGTTCAACAAAGTGTGGCTAATGTGCTCCCAAAAGCACACATTGTAATAGGACACTGAGGAGCTGTTGTGTGGCCAGACTGCACATAAGGATGGTAGAGGACTTGGGGGGCGCTGGCATCACAGCTGTGTGTAGATTATGTGGCCTTTTGGTGCATCCTAAAAAtaccaaatgaaaataaacaaacatgtccCCATTTTTCCCATACTAAAAATGAGGTTAAATGCAGCCACATGGGAAAGAGGATGAATGTGAACTTGTGCCAATCCCTCAGCAGATcctattgttgttgttacagCACAGCTGCTATGGTCTATAGACACATTGCAGTTACGTAatctcgctccctctctctctttctcaccccACATGAGATACAGCTGTCGTCCCTGAGCAGCAGAATGAGGTAGAGCAggttctctttttttcttcattcaatAGTTAGTTTGTCTTTCTGTGACAGCCTCCAAATAGAGCAGCCTCCTCGGTGTTGTGTGCGCATTAAAAGAGGTGAACAAGGCCAAGGCTTTCGTTTATCTTAAAGCATGCTCAGACTCAATTCACTATACTGATCACGATCCTGAATAGGCACTTTTGCTGCCATTCTGTGTTCAATCATGTCTTCCTGTTGATAGCTGTTTGCATACTGATCCATCTTATAAGTGTGAAACATTTAGCAATATTTTTTCCTGtcagagttttgttttattaagcTTCGCAGCAAAAACCTCTTGAgaaaacagaggctgaactcgTGAATCCGCAGTGTCACCTGATAGTTCAAGCTATAGTGCTTCTGACTTTTATATGAGCACACATGGCCTTAGGGCAGCTTGCTACAGTCAGCCTCAACAAAAAGATCAGGTACAGCCTGTGTGATCAGGGCATCAGGGGACAATTCTCAATTCTGCGCTATCTTTTCTATTCATGCTTTTATAACCTGCCTTATATGGTCACTGCGTTTATTTTATAGCAATACTGCACATTGGAGCTGCTGATTCTAATCTAACTAGACATCAAGTCAATCAGTTGATCCATTTATCTGACACAGTATGACTGaaactgagacacacacacactactccACCCTAATCCTATACCTGAGATTCATTCGATGTGACCTGTCTTGGCAGGCAGGGGAGATTCTCTGAATTACGTCTAAAGCAGCCTTGCAGTGGGAAGCTGCTGTAGCTACAGTTGGAGGCAGTGTGGGGAGGGACTAGGGATGTGTTCCTGCTCAGGGCTGGGCTGAACATGGACCTGGAACAGCTGCAAGGAAGAAATATTTGAGTGTAATACACAAGGCTGGTTGAACGTTAAATGAGGGTGGGGTGGGAAAGCTCCCCCCACCCTCCTATAAGCATTAGACTAATGAAGTTTGCCTCAGGAATCAAAGCACTAAGTCTTGAAGTTTCCTGAATTTGTTCAGCTATACTCTTTCCAGGATGTTGATGTGTTTGATATTCACTTAGATATTGACAGAGAATCAGCATATTTCTACAAAACACTTTCTAATCTGAAGGATTGTTTCTTTGGCAAGTCTTCTACATTCTGAATGTGCATTGATGTATAGTTCAATTGGAAAAGTCACATTTCCCTTTAAATTTCAATCcagattacattttcatttttaaattcaaattcaacATCCAGTGCTAAACCTCCAGCTTTTGGCTGTGGGCGCATTGTTAACAGCAGTTGTTCAAGCTTTAGTTGTGAAGCCTAGTGCTTTTTGGGTCAGTTTGTAACTATATGTGCAAGAAGCAACACTTAAGTGCTCTCAAGCTGTTAGAGTGAGATTTTATTCTCAAGTGGTTCCTAATGCCCAGGGTGGGTGGGGCACAAGATGTGCTAAATACCCAATCCTACAATGTAAAGCCAAAGACACATTgacaatttacattttttttattttgcatatttaacAAACTTGTGCATTCCAGatttacaaaagaaacacagcttGCTTTGTGAGCATTCACAAGTGGCCAGAGTAGGGCAACAAGTCAGAGTGAAGGTCCTTCAAGTTGTTTCATGGTACGCCTGCTCTTCAACTCCACAGCAACAGATGACCAGGAACCCATGCTGACGTCACACCATTCTTTACTGTACAAAAGGGGTGTATAGCGAGTGATCAAGTGGTGGCTGTACAGCCATTGTTTTGTCAATTACTGCAACTTGAATTCATGTttgaacaggaagaaaaaaaaaaaaaaaaaaaaaaggcaaggcTTGTGGAATGTATGGTGTGCAGGAGGCCTGGTCTTCATGATGTCGACTTCTCCTGTTCAATGGCTGCAAAAGAAAGATTTGCTTAACATTTCAGCACTTTGAACAATAAATATTCTCATCTCATTCGCAGGAACACCTACTTTCTTTGGTTGGCAACGTGTTTTTCTCTTGAGTCTCCGTCTTCTTCAGCTTGGTCTTGTCGAAGGTTGTGACTTCTGTGATGTCTGGTTTGTCAGCCATGTTTCCAGAGGCTCTAAAAACAGCCAAGAAACCTTAGTAATTATGCTTCAGTCAGAACACACCTGAACATGCAGGCAGCTAATTAAGACGGATGAATTAGCAGCTTGATAATCATTTATATAATCTGTTTTACTatgcaaaatgacaaacttGGGCTGAGACCAATAATGAAATATATGCACTaataaaatacagatacagCGCGTGTGCATTTGTGATTTGAGAAAAGCTTTGTGTCAGTCAGAGAGCATGTGCAGCTGAGGGACCACCGCCCTTTGAAGCAATTTAGACGTGCAGACTGCCTTCAACCATGGCAAACCCCCTCTGAACAATAAACCTACGACTCTGAAAAAAGGTAGGGCAAATATAGCTGCATCTTTAGGTTAAACATGTCGAGACAAATATATTATCTACTTAACTGACACAGCATGTAGTGTTTGTTTGGCTTCATAGACAACGCCACAATGTCACGTTACGCCCTTCGTAAAGCATTTCATCTTttcttgtaacatttttttaattaggTCAGACATTCCGCATTTTCTGGGTATAACTGACATATCATGGACATCGTTTAATGAGCCAGGACATTGTGAAACGACGAGAGGGAACGTAATAAACTCGTAAACCGTGACTACAACAGTCAACACAAACGCTAAAATAACAGAAggctaaaaaaaatacatgtactCAGTCAAATAGCCATGAAAATACACTCACCAGGATTTACTCAGAGAAAATTCAGGACACACGTCGGGCTGTGGAGGAGCAGAGTGATGTACACAGGCTCGAGCTGACAATAAATACTGCGCAGTATGCAAATAATCCTCTGACGTCACGTCCAGTGTTCCTAAATCCTGTTTTCTACAAATATGTTTCTGCTTTAGGAgtcataaaaatatgaaaaacaaaacactggatTTACCTTAACCATATTGCAATGTTTGCAAAAGCTATTCATTTGATTTGAGCAAAAAATAACTGCGTTTACGACCCGCTGCATCATATCAGGTGAGTGAGTCTTactcattttctcctctttactGGAAGCCGTGTTTATCATCGCAgcttttcagtgtgtttgctcATGCCAAAAAGCGAGCAAAATATCGCTCTGACTGATTAATGAGTGAGACAGTTGGTTTCAGGATTAATTTGCACTCTGTGAACCATTAGAAATCTATCAGTGCTGACACCATGCGGGCATATGAAGCAATAACCAGGGCGTAATGCAACGGGAAAGTGTAGGGCAGTagttctcaacctttttggtGTCAAGGACCCCCCAAACTGACACATATTCAGCCGCGGACCCGTATTTGATAAAACGTAGTCTTAGGGATCCCCATTtgatcagatttatttattccaTAACTGTCTATACTGTAGATTGGCAGATTAACAGTGAAGAATGTGAAACCTATGAACAGAATAGTCATTCTTACACATATTCACACTGGGC contains:
- the tmsb4x gene encoding thymosin beta-4, which gives rise to MADKPDITEVTTFDKTKLKKTETQEKNTLPTKETIEQEKSTS